In the Gammaproteobacteria bacterium genome, TCCGCGCGCCGAGCGCCACAAGATGGTGAGCGTCAACGCGCTGGAAGACATCGTCTGGGGGCCGGCCAACGTGTCGCCGTCCGTGGCGCCGGGCTGCTTCGTGAAGGTTCTCAAGTTTGATCCGCTTACCCACGGGTTCACGTTCATGTATTGCATGACACCGAACTTCTGGCAGGACAACATCTCGTACCACGACTGCATGGAAGAGGGCTATCACGTCTGGGGCACTTCCTGGATGATGCAGTTCGGCTACCTGCCCACAGGCGGCTATTTCTGGCGCCCGCCATGGATCAACCACGGCGCGTTCCAGAGCACCTACGGCTGTATCGCGATCGGGCGGACGGACTCGCAGTTGCACAATTACTTCCACTTCAATCCGTGGACCACGCCCGAGGAGAACCAGGAGCGGGCGGCGGCCCAGCTATACCGGCAGAAGCGGAACCTGTACGAGTGGGTCCGGGCCCAGGACGGCCACAACCACCCGCACGACTTCGAGCACCCGCACTACCACGAACACGTTCACCACGACGACCACGACTGATTCCGGCCGAGCCCGGCGGGGGGCGGGGCGCCGCCCAAGCCGGTCATGATCCCGGTCCCGCGACCGGCAATCCTGCTTGGGCTCGCAGCTTTCCTGGTGCTGCCGTCGCAGCCTGCCCATGCCGATGAGCATCCCGGCAGTCCCGGTGAGCCGACCCATTGCGTCGTGCTGCTGCACGGCATAGGGGGATTCGCGCTGCTCCTCAAGCCGATGGAATTGAGCCTGGAAGAGCAGGGCTACTTCGTGGCCAACGTCACCTATCCCTCGCTGTCGGACCCGATCGAATCACTGGCGATCGAAGCGGTGGAGGAGGGCCTGGAACGGTGCTCGGCGCAGGACCTGTCGCGGATTCACTTCGTGACCCACTCCATGGGAGGAATACTGGTCCGTCAATACCTGTCGCAGGAGTCGATAGCCGGACTTGAGCGGGTGGTGATGCTGGCTCCTCCCAACCAGGGCAGCCGGTTTGCCGACTATGTGGGCGACAGCCCGCTGGGGAAGGTGTATGAACCGGATGCGCTGGCGCAACTGGGAACCGGCGAAGAATCGGTGCCGCGCCGCCTGGACGCCCCCGATTTCGAACTGGGCATCATTGCGGGCACCCGCAACCTCAGAAAGCTGATCCCGGGCGCCCCCTCCGATCCCAGTGACGGTGTGGTCACCGTGGACGAGACGAAGGCGCCCGGAATGAAGGATTTCCTGCTGGTGCCGGCAACGCACACGACCATCATCTGGAACGACGAGGCTCAGCGCCAGACGGCGCACTTCCTGCGCAACGGCCGATTCGACCACCCACGGCAAGGCAGCTGATCCGGTTGCATTGGCAGGAAAAAGCCTGCAAATGGCGCGTGCTAGTATCTTCCATAAGGGAGGGGACAAATCATGGCGCGTAATCCGTTTGCGGTGGTCACCGCAGTCATTTCATTGGTATTCCTGCCGGGTGCGGGGGCAATTTCCCAGGAGCTTGCTCTGGAGGAAATCGTAGTTACGGCCCGAAAGGTCGAGGAAAACCTCATGGAAGTGCCGCTGGCGGTTACGGCGTTCTCCGCCGAGGAACTGGAAGCCATCGATATGGCGCAGCTGGTCGACCTTCAGTTATTTACGCCGAGTTTCCATTTTTCAGACCAGGCGGGGGAGGCGGGCGCCCGCAATGACCGGTCTTCCAACTCCCTGGTGTTCCGCGGCCTGTACCTGAACTTCAACGTGGGCATCAATGCCGGCGGCCTGCTGTTCATCGACGGCGCTCCGGTGGTCGGCGCTTTCATGCCCAGCATTGTCGATACCGAGCGAGTTGAAATCCTGAAGGGCCCGCAAAGCGCGTACTTCGGCCGGTCCACTTTCGTCGGCGCCGTGAACTTCGTCATGAAGGAACCCGGCGATGAATTCGGCGGCCGGGTTTCCGGCGAATTTGCCAAGTTCGGAACGAACGAACAGCACATCATGCTTGAGGGCCCGATCGTCAAGGACAAGCTGTCAGCCCGCGTCAGCGGCCGCCACTGGAAACAGGGCGGGTACATCGACAATTTCGGCGTGCCGGGGGAACGACTCGGCGGCCGCAGCACCAATTCCGTTGCCGCAACGGTGCTGTTCACGCCCACGTCCGCCCTGAAGGCGAAGCTGTTCGTCAACTACTTTGAAGACGAGGATTTCCACGGCGCGCAATTCGCACTCAAGCAGGAGTCCTACAACGGCCGCGCCAACCCGGACGGATCCTGCGATCCCCTGAGCGCACCGCTTCGCGAAGGACTGAGCCCAAGGTCCCGCGCCGCGGGAGGCATTATTTGCGGCGAGTTGCCGGGCATGGGCGAACTGGACCCGGCGATCTTCTCCGCCGATACGGTGATCGATTCGATCCTTCAGAAGACCCTGTTCGATCCGAACCCGAACTGGCCGGCGTTCGATCCCGGCTTCCATCCGGAAGTGGGCCTGAAGCGGGAGGCGTTCCAGGCCAGCCTGCGGGTCGATTTCGATCACTCGTCCGGCTATGCCTTCACGTCTCTGACGGCAGTCCACAAGGACAAGAACCAGAACATCCTCGACCTGAACTACCGTGACGGACGCACGCGGCCCAATCCGCTCGCCCCGGTTTTCATAGGCGTTCTTGGCCGGACCGATATCCGGCCGGACGCGAACGGAACGATGCTGGCGCAGGGCCAGCAGAGAGACTGGAGCCAGGAGCTGCGGGTTACCTCGCCGCAGGACAGGCGCCTGCGCTGGACCGCGGGCTTCAATTACACTGACGCTTTTTCCCCGGGCGGCACGGTGTACGGGCAACTGGTCATCGGGCCGTTCTTCGTTGCGTCCAGCGTAGAACGCTCGTCGGAAACGCCCGCCGTGTTCGGCGCCGCGTACTACGACATCACGGCGAAACTGACCTTGAGTGTCGAAGCCCGCTACCAGCGGGACAAGATCTGGCAGAACACGCGTCGTGACCGCACGGGCAATCCGCCCACGGTGCCCTCGGAGTTCAGCACGACATTCAGCAGCTTCGCCCCGCGTGTCTCCCTGGACTACAACTATGCGGAGAACGCCATGGTTTATGCGCTGTTCTCCCGCGGATATCGCCCCGGCCGCTTCAATGCGGACCTGGCTACCGAGGGCCAGGCCGTGGTTGACGCGCTGCGCGCGGTTGCGCCGAACGCGGGCATCAACATTGAGGAAGAAAAGCTCGACAACTACGAGTTCGGCTGGAAGGCCACCTGGCTTGGCGGACGCGCCCGGACCACGCTGGCGGTGTATTACGACAAATGGCTCAACGGCCAGGTCGGGCAAAGCGTTCCGATCGTCGTCGAAGGCGTCGCCAACCTGATCAACATAACCCTCAACACCGGCGAGGCGACACTCAGGGGAATCGAGTTCGAAGCGCAGTGGCAGGCAACGGAGAATCTGACGCTGGCCGGCACGTACGGACTCAATGACACCGAGATCAATTCCTACAACTGTGTGGACTGCAATAATGTTTACGGCAGCTTTGAAGGCGTGGAGGGCAATAGCCTGCCGCAGGCGCCGCGAATCACCTGGACTCTTTCAAGTCAATATGAGGACAATCTGACCGGCGACTGGAACTGGTACGGCCGGATGGACTGGGCGCACCAGGGAAGCCGTTATACGGACTTCTCCAATATCACGACGACGGCGCCATACGACCAGGTCAACCTGCGTCTCGGCGTTCGCACTGAAACGATTACCGTCGAGGCCTTTGTGCAGAACGCTCTCGATCACGACGAGTTCCTGCAGGGTGTCGTCGGCATTGACCTGTTCACCTTTATTCCCGGTCCGATAAAGAATGAACTGCGGGTGTCCGCTCCCATTCCCCGGACCTACGGCATTCGCGCCTCGTACAACTTCTAGCCGACCCTTCGGCCTATGCGCTCCCCACTCCTGTGTGGAGACGCATGACTGCTTGAAGCTTGCCCCGGAGGGCAAGAACCCATCCATGGGGCTCGGCGGCGGCTGTCCTGCCGCCGACGCTCCACACAGGAGTGGGGAGCGCATAGGCCTTTAGCCGGAGTAACTGGCTACTCGATGGGTGCGAGTAGCTCCGCCGCTGTTACCAGTTGCCGGACGCCGTGCGACTTCGTTTCGTTGAACACGTTGCCCGAGGCGGCCCAGCGGTGTAGTGAATTGATGTCGAGCCTGGCGCATTGCGGGCGCACGTTCCAGGTTACCCGTACGGGAGAGCAGTTGACCTGGTCGTATGAGGGGCCGGTCGTCGAACCGCGGAACAGCACCGGATCGCCGGTGGTCGCCGGGATCATCTTCGCTCGATGCAACCCATCCGCCTCGCCGCCGGTATAGCCCATTTCAGTGAAGTCGAGCGCCCCCGGGTCGTTTACCACCAGAAACACCTGCGCCTCCACCCGCAACAGTGGGCTGTCGCAGCCATCCGGCACACAGGCGCCAAGCCCCTCGCCGGGCGACGCGTCGCATGACGTGTGCACCCAATGCACTTCGATGGTATCGCCGGGCTTGACGCCCTTGTAAGCGCCCTCGGCCGGCGCCAGTTCCGCGGCGCTGAGGTCCGCGGTCTCGTTGCAGGCGTATCCGCCGTCGTCCGCATCGCTTACGAATACGCTGAAGCCCGGACCCTTGTGCTCCGCATTGGTGTGCGTGTGGATGTTGCAGAGATTCATCTGGTCTGCCGGCGGTGCGAGCGGGAAAGATTCCAGGTTCAGGCCCATCGCGCTACTGATATCGCGCGGAGTTTGCGGCCCCATGTTTACGCAAGGCGTTTCGGCGGCGGCCCCCCCGCTGCCGGAAATCAAAAGCGCGAACGCAAGGCCAGAACGCAAAAACCCTCTCATGAAGATGTCTCCCAAAGTTACTCTTACGGGCAGTATAGTCCGCCGCAGATTCTCGCCGCGCAGGCTATCCGGGTCGCTGATTGACTTCGAGGATGAAGCCGTCGGGATCGAATATCGTCATCGACTGCATTTGCGCCGGCTTGCCATCGGCTCCGGTAATGGTGAAGGCGTGGGGCTGGGAGAAAATCCTCGCGCCCGAGGCCTCACATTCGCGATGCACGCGGCTCAGGTCGTCGGTGTGCATTACGATGACTGAATCGCCGATGCCCACAGCCCGTTCTTCCGGCTCGGGCAGCCTGGGGTCGAGGTGCTCCAGCAGGCCGATCATGCTTCCGGCGGGGTCCTTGCCCTGCATCATTACCAGCCGGACCCGGTCGCCGGCCTCGGCGGCAGGGTAGCCCGCGCCTGCCATCGTGATCTCCTGATCGAACGCGGCCGTGAATCCGAGGACATCGCGGTAGAAGGCCATCGAACGCTCCACGCTTCGGACCACCAGCGTTGTCCGCTTGACTACCGTGCTCATGAATCTCCCCTTGAATTGCAATCCAACGCCCGCCCCGACGGCGGCCCGGACAGTTTGCCGTCCTTCCAGGCGACCGCGCCGTTGACGAAGGTCGTGTCGATCCGTGCGCTGAAGCGATGGCCTTCCAGCGGCGACCAGCCGCACTTGTACAGAATGTTCCCGGGATCCACTTTCTGACCGCCTTCGGGGTCCACCAGTACGCAATCGGCGTAGTGGCCTTCGCGCAGAAAGCCGCGATCGGCGATGCCGTACAGGCGCGCCGGAGCGTGACAGGCCGCCTCGACCGCGCGCTCTGCCGTGAAGTGGCCGGCGCGCGCCAGGTCCAGCAGCATGAGCAGCGAATGCTGAACCAGCGGAAGACCGGCGGGCGCGCTCATGTAGTCGCCCGATTTTTCCTCGGCGGTGTGCGGCGCATGATCGGTAGCGATGACGCTGATGCGGCCGTCGGCAAGCGCCTGCCGCAGCGCATCGCGGTCGGCGGCGGACTTGATCGAGGGGTTGCACTTGATCCGATGTCCCAGGCGCTCGTAGTCCCCCTGGTCGAACCACAGGTGATGCACGCAGACTTCCGCCGTGACGCTGCGGGCGCTGCGGAGATCCTCTTGAGGATCGAACTGCTCCAGTTCCTTCGTCGTGGTCAGGTGCAGCACATGCAGCTTTGCGCCGTGCTTTCGGGCCAGTCCTACGGCCAGGCTGGAGGAGCGGTAACAGCACTCCGCATCGCGGATTTCGGCATGCGCGGCGGGCGGAATGGTATCGCCGTAGGCTTTACGGGCGCGCTCAAGTTGTTCTTCGATGCGCGTTCGGTCCTCACAATGAGTCGCGATCAGCAGCGGGCAGTTTGCGAAGATGCGCTCGAGCGCCTCGGGTTTCTCCACCAGCAGGTCTCCCGTGGAGGGCCCCATGAAGACTTTCACGCCGCAGGCCTCGCTGCCCTTAAGCGCCTGGATTTCCTCAAGGTTGCTTTCGGTGGCTCCCAGGTAAAAGGCGTAATTCCCCCGGGCGCGTCCTTTGGCGGCGGCGTACTTGGCGGCGAGTCTCTCCCGGGTGACGGTGGCAGGCGAGACATTGGGCATGTCCATGAAGCTGGTGACGCCGCCGGCCACGGCGGCCGCCGATTCACTGGCGATGTTGCCCTTGTGCACGTGCCCCGGTTCGCGGAAATGCACCTGGTCGTCGATCAGTCCGGGCAGCAGCCATTTTCCTCCCGCCTCGATCTCGGTAACCGCACCTCGTGGGCGGAGAGAGCCGCCGATCTGCTCGATGCGCTCGCCCCGGATCAGAACGTCCTGTTCGGAGCTCATTCCTTCGTTGATCAGGGTCGCGCCCCGAATCACCGTGTCGCCGCGCCCCTGCGCGGCTATGGAATTCAAAGCAGCCCTGCCTTGGCGAGCCGCTCGATGTCCGCGGCCAGGCCGGCGCGCAGTTCGCCGACTTCCGGCGTTCGAACGCCGCCGTCCGCATCGAGCAGGCTTCTGCCGGTGCGCATGACCCGCTCCGCGTAGGTAGAGGCAAATGCCTGCATCGGCATTCTCACCAGGGTGTTGGTCATGCCGCCCATGCGCCTGCGGGCGCGCAGGGCCGCAAGGTCCAGGCAGGCATGCGCGACCATGCTTTCGCCGCCGGGAGCCGCTTCGGCCAGCACATGACCCTCGAAGTCCACCACCTTGGACATGCCCGTGGTCGAATGGGACGGGATCGCCAGGTTTTCCAGCCAGGCCGAATTGGCGCTGACCACGTAGGCGATGTTCTCCACAGCCCGCGACCGCCTTGCCAGTTCCTTGCCGGTACTGCGATTGCTGCCCGCCTCGCTGGTCGGATGCACGAAGATTTCCGCGCCGCGCACGGCGTGGGCACGGGCGATCTCGGGATAGAGAATTTCCTCGGAGGCGATCGCCGCGATACGTCCCAGCGGCGTGTCCGCAACGGGAAATACGCCGTCCTCGCCGTACAGGTCCAGGTAGGCATCCCAGACGTCGAAGGGCGTGGGGGCATTCAGGGAAATCATTCGCCGATAGCGCAATATGACCTCGCCGGACGGATCGATGAGAAAACAGGTCTGGAAGAACAGCTCCGGAAAGGCCGGATCGGTTTCATAGCAATTGCCCGCCAGGTAGATGGAGTGGCGAACGGCGATCTTCGCCAGCTCCTCGTATTCCTCGCCTTTCGGGTCCAGCGCGGCGTTGCGCCGCCACTGTTCGACCGGGGATCCCAGCGGGAAGCCGGTCAATGAGTACTCGGGCAGCACGACGAGCTGCGGAGCCTCTCCGATGTACTGAAGCGTGAAGGCGCAGCCTCCGGCAACGGAGCGCGCCGTGCGCTTGAGGTTCGTGCGCATCAACTCGCGCGCCTCCTCCCGGGTCTCGCACTCGCTGACGGTCAGCGAGCCGGTCTGCAGGGCAAGGGCGGTGTATCGATCCAGATCAGCCATGGCGCAATTATGGCCGCTAATCCGTTCTCCGGGCCAGATTTATTTTTTTGCCAAGGCTGCCCAACTTGTATAATTCAGCATTCAAGCATCCGGCCGTTCCTCCCACGGGGCTTGCATGCAGCCCACCGATATAAGTAACCCAGACTTTTTCCATCGCGTTGTCGATTGCCAGTGGGGCTGCCCGGCGCACACCGACATCCCCGAGTACATCCGGCTGATTGCACAGGGGCGCTACGCCGATGCCTACATGCTCAACCGCAAGTCCAACGTGTTCCCCGCGATTCTGGGCCGGGTTTGCGACCGCCCCTGCGAGCCGGTCTGCAGGCGCGGCCGGGTGGAGGAAAAGCCGGTCGCGATCTGCCGGCTCAAGCGCGTGGCGGCGGACCTGCGCGGCAATATCGACCACCGGCTGCCCACCGCGCCAAACGAAAAGAACGGCAAGCGCGTGGCGCTGATCGGCGCCGGCTGCGCCTCGCTGACGGTGGCCAACGACCTGGCGCCGCTCGGATACGAGCTGGTCATGTACGAATCGCTGGACAAGCCGGGCGGCCTGATGCGCACCAATATCCCGGCGTTTCGCCTGCCCGTGGAAGTCCTCGACGATGAGATGGACCAGATTCTGCGCATGGGCATCGACCTGCGTCTGGGCCACGGGATCGAGAGCATGCGCGATCTGCTGGATAACGGCGGTTATGACGCGGTATTCGTGGGCACCGGGGCGCCCAAGGGCAAGGAGCTGAACCTGCCCGGGCGGCACGACACGAAGTCCATACATATCGGTATCGAGTGGCTGGAAAGCGTGGCTTTCGGCCACCTCGATTCCATCGGGGAGCGGGTGCTCATCATCGGCGTCGGTAACACGGCCATGGACTGCTGCCGCACCTCCCTGCGCCTGGGCGCGAATGACGTAAAGGTCATGGCGCGCAAGCCGCGGGGGTTTTTCAAGGCTTCCGACTGGGAGCTGGAAGATGCCGAAGAAGAAAAGGTTGAAATCATAGTTAACCACTCGCCGAAGGAATTCGTGGTAGAGGACGGGAAGCTGAAGGGCATGGTCTTCGACCTGATGGAATACGACATCGTTGACGGAAGGATTGCCGACAGCCGCATCACCGGCCAGGAGTTCTTCCCCTGCGATGACGTGATCCTGGCGATCGGCCAGGAAACCGCCTTCCCCTGGGTCGAGCGGGACATCGGCATCGATTTCGACCGCTGGGACGTTCCGGTCGTCGATCGCGTCACTTATGAGTCCACCCGCGAAGGCGTCTTCTTCGGCGGCGACGCGGCCTTCGGACCCGAGAACATCATCTGGGCCGTGGAGCACGGCCACCAGGCGGCCATTTCGATCCACAAGTACTGTCAGGGCGAGCCGATTACCGAGCGCATGCCTCCCGGCATGAATCTGCTCGCCGCCAAGATGGGCATCCACGAGTGGAGTTATTCCAACGATTACGAGGCCGCACCCAGGCGGGCCATGCAGCACATGAGCCTGGAGAAGAGGTTCCGCAAGCTGGATATCGAGGTGGAGCTGGGCTTTACCCCGGAACAGGCCGCGCGCGAAGCGCAGCGTTGCCTGAACTGCGATATACAGACGGTATTCGAGGCACCGCTTTGCATCGAATGCG is a window encoding:
- a CDS encoding TonB-dependent receptor plug domain-containing protein, whose protein sequence is MARNPFAVVTAVISLVFLPGAGAISQELALEEIVVTARKVEENLMEVPLAVTAFSAEELEAIDMAQLVDLQLFTPSFHFSDQAGEAGARNDRSSNSLVFRGLYLNFNVGINAGGLLFIDGAPVVGAFMPSIVDTERVEILKGPQSAYFGRSTFVGAVNFVMKEPGDEFGGRVSGEFAKFGTNEQHIMLEGPIVKDKLSARVSGRHWKQGGYIDNFGVPGERLGGRSTNSVAATVLFTPTSALKAKLFVNYFEDEDFHGAQFALKQESYNGRANPDGSCDPLSAPLREGLSPRSRAAGGIICGELPGMGELDPAIFSADTVIDSILQKTLFDPNPNWPAFDPGFHPEVGLKREAFQASLRVDFDHSSGYAFTSLTAVHKDKNQNILDLNYRDGRTRPNPLAPVFIGVLGRTDIRPDANGTMLAQGQQRDWSQELRVTSPQDRRLRWTAGFNYTDAFSPGGTVYGQLVIGPFFVASSVERSSETPAVFGAAYYDITAKLTLSVEARYQRDKIWQNTRRDRTGNPPTVPSEFSTTFSSFAPRVSLDYNYAENAMVYALFSRGYRPGRFNADLATEGQAVVDALRAVAPNAGINIEEEKLDNYEFGWKATWLGGRARTTLAVYYDKWLNGQVGQSVPIVVEGVANLINITLNTGEATLRGIEFEAQWQATENLTLAGTYGLNDTEINSYNCVDCNNVYGSFEGVEGNSLPQAPRITWTLSSQYEDNLTGDWNWYGRMDWAHQGSRYTDFSNITTTAPYDQVNLRLGVRTETITVEAFVQNALDHDEFLQGVVGIDLFTFIPGPIKNELRVSAPIPRTYGIRASYNF
- a CDS encoding dihydroorotase produces the protein MSSEQDVLIRGERIEQIGGSLRPRGAVTEIEAGGKWLLPGLIDDQVHFREPGHVHKGNIASESAAAVAGGVTSFMDMPNVSPATVTRERLAAKYAAAKGRARGNYAFYLGATESNLEEIQALKGSEACGVKVFMGPSTGDLLVEKPEALERIFANCPLLIATHCEDRTRIEEQLERARKAYGDTIPPAAHAEIRDAECCYRSSSLAVGLARKHGAKLHVLHLTTTKELEQFDPQEDLRSARSVTAEVCVHHLWFDQGDYERLGHRIKCNPSIKSAADRDALRQALADGRISVIATDHAPHTAEEKSGDYMSAPAGLPLVQHSLLMLLDLARAGHFTAERAVEAACHAPARLYGIADRGFLREGHYADCVLVDPEGGQKVDPGNILYKCGWSPLEGHRFSARIDTTFVNGAVAWKDGKLSGPPSGRALDCNSRGDS
- a CDS encoding DUF4437 domain-containing protein encodes the protein MGRPHIEPYVETDVPFRRMTLPGFGKGMHYKVLSLDSDTGACSLVVKFDSGYSLPPGMSYSEMELYVMEGSLQVGDKTFETGHYVWLPPGVSMPAISAPNGARCMMFYNYGEPSFVESDEDHPRAERHKMVSVNALEDIVWGPANVSPSVAPGCFVKVLKFDPLTHGFTFMYCMTPNFWQDNISYHDCMEEGYHVWGTSWMMQFGYLPTGGYFWRPPWINHGAFQSTYGCIAIGRTDSQLHNYFHFNPWTTPEENQERAAAQLYRQKRNLYEWVRAQDGHNHPHDFEHPHYHEHVHHDDHD
- a CDS encoding cadmium carbonic anhydrase; this translates as MRGFLRSGLAFALLISGSGGAAAETPCVNMGPQTPRDISSAMGLNLESFPLAPPADQMNLCNIHTHTNAEHKGPGFSVFVSDADDGGYACNETADLSAAELAPAEGAYKGVKPGDTIEVHWVHTSCDASPGEGLGACVPDGCDSPLLRVEAQVFLVVNDPGALDFTEMGYTGGEADGLHRAKMIPATTGDPVLFRGSTTGPSYDQVNCSPVRVTWNVRPQCARLDINSLHRWAASGNVFNETKSHGVRQLVTAAELLAPIE
- a CDS encoding alpha/beta fold hydrolase → MIPVPRPAILLGLAAFLVLPSQPAHADEHPGSPGEPTHCVVLLHGIGGFALLLKPMELSLEEQGYFVANVTYPSLSDPIESLAIEAVEEGLERCSAQDLSRIHFVTHSMGGILVRQYLSQESIAGLERVVMLAPPNQGSRFADYVGDSPLGKVYEPDALAQLGTGEESVPRRLDAPDFELGIIAGTRNLRKLIPGAPSDPSDGVVTVDETKAPGMKDFLLVPATHTTIIWNDEAQRQTAHFLRNGRFDHPRQGS
- a CDS encoding nitrilase, producing MADLDRYTALALQTGSLTVSECETREEARELMRTNLKRTARSVAGGCAFTLQYIGEAPQLVVLPEYSLTGFPLGSPVEQWRRNAALDPKGEEYEELAKIAVRHSIYLAGNCYETDPAFPELFFQTCFLIDPSGEVILRYRRMISLNAPTPFDVWDAYLDLYGEDGVFPVADTPLGRIAAIASEEILYPEIARAHAVRGAEIFVHPTSEAGSNRSTGKELARRSRAVENIAYVVSANSAWLENLAIPSHSTTGMSKVVDFEGHVLAEAAPGGESMVAHACLDLAALRARRRMGGMTNTLVRMPMQAFASTYAERVMRTGRSLLDADGGVRTPEVGELRAGLAADIERLAKAGLL
- a CDS encoding 4Fe-4S dicluster domain-containing protein, with the translated sequence MQPTDISNPDFFHRVVDCQWGCPAHTDIPEYIRLIAQGRYADAYMLNRKSNVFPAILGRVCDRPCEPVCRRGRVEEKPVAICRLKRVAADLRGNIDHRLPTAPNEKNGKRVALIGAGCASLTVANDLAPLGYELVMYESLDKPGGLMRTNIPAFRLPVEVLDDEMDQILRMGIDLRLGHGIESMRDLLDNGGYDAVFVGTGAPKGKELNLPGRHDTKSIHIGIEWLESVAFGHLDSIGERVLIIGVGNTAMDCCRTSLRLGANDVKVMARKPRGFFKASDWELEDAEEEKVEIIVNHSPKEFVVEDGKLKGMVFDLMEYDIVDGRIADSRITGQEFFPCDDVILAIGQETAFPWVERDIGIDFDRWDVPVVDRVTYESTREGVFFGGDAAFGPENIIWAVEHGHQAAISIHKYCQGEPITERMPPGMNLLAAKMGIHEWSYSNDYEAAPRRAMQHMSLEKRFRKLDIEVELGFTPEQAAREAQRCLNCDIQTVFEAPLCIECDACVDICPVHCLTIAPNGEEEDLRERLTVPARNLDQPLYVSADLPQTGRVMVKDEDLCVHCGLCAERCPTAAWDMQKSELLTPYVHHEAAGQPPRGSLGKRKAGAETKEAPVRTAA
- a CDS encoding VOC family protein produces the protein MSTVVKRTTLVVRSVERSMAFYRDVLGFTAAFDQEITMAGAGYPAAEAGDRVRLVMMQGKDPAGSMIGLLEHLDPRLPEPEERAVGIGDSVIVMHTDDLSRVHRECEASGARIFSQPHAFTITGADGKPAQMQSMTIFDPDGFILEVNQRPG